One genomic window of Conger conger chromosome 9, fConCon1.1, whole genome shotgun sequence includes the following:
- the LOC133137851 gene encoding high-affinity choline transporter 1-like, whose amino-acid sequence MAANIPGLIAVALFYVIILATGIWASRKSKQEEKRSTGTGTEVALVAGRNINVIVGIFTMTATWVGGGYILGTATATYIPRKGLIWALMPLEYLITFSVAAIFFAKHMRDKEYVTMMDPFQLKYGENLTCIILIPAVISEVLWVACVTSSLGGTMSIILDISSYYSICISSAVAIIYTLLGGMFSVAYTDVIQLVFILISLWVCVPFLMLNPASIDITLTAFNGTFQAPWVGTLDSEDVGLWIDDFLVVSMGSLASQAIYQRILSAASPKEAQVICFAAAGFCFILGIPSLLFGAVAASTDWNMTSYGSPSPFDRGEADKILPIALQHLTPNYISILGIGAIAAAVMSSMDSCLLAAASLFTNNLYKTLIRKQASDKELQWVIKISVTVGGIVGMILAFFGNVLTFWMLATDVMFTLVLPQLVGVLFFPISNGYGVLGGCILGVMLRLLSGEPLLHLPPAIHFPGCKLIDDVYVQHFPYRSLSVIVSLSAIILISLVTSLLFDKGILPKRWDILQVRTHSAPSRAEAKSNVDNYQPVVSGQLLDTTC is encoded by the exons atggctgcaaACATCCCAGGGCTGATAGCTGTAGCTCTGTTTTATGTGATCATTCTGGCAACTGGAATATGGGCATCTCGAAAGTCCAAACAAGAGGAGAAGAGAAGCACTGGGACTGGGACAGAAGTCGCCCTGGTTGCTGGTCGAAATATAAATGTCATTGTGGGAATTTTCACAATGACTG ctaCATGGGTTGGAGGAGGATATATTCTTGgcactgctactgctacctATATTCCCAGAAAAGGCTTGATTTGGGCTTTAATGCCTTTGGAATATTTAATAACATTTTCTgtag CTGCTATTTTCTTTGCCAAGCACATGAGGGATAAGGAGTACGTAACTATGATGGACCCATTCCAGCTGAAATACGGGGAAAATCTGACCTGCATTATCCTGATTCCTGCTGTGATTTCTGAAGTCCTATGGGTAGCATGCGTGACATCAAGTTTAG GAGGAACCATGAGCATCATTCTGGATATATCGTCTTACTACTCTATCTGCATCTCATCTGCTGTGGCGATAATCTATACGCTTCTCGGGGGAATGTTCTCTGTGGCCTACACTGATGTGATCCAACTTGTCTTCATCCTTATTAGTTTG TGGGTGTGTGTTCCTTTCCTGATGCTGAATCCAGCCTCCATTGACATCACACTCACAGCATTCAATGGGACCTTCCAAGCTCCTTGGGTGGGAACACTAGACTCAGAGGACGTGGGGCTGTGGATAGATGATTTTCTGGTTGTA aGTATGGGAAGTCTGGCTTCTCAAGCTATATATCAGAGAATTTTGTCTGCAGCATCACCCAAAGAGGCCCAAGTCATATGTTTTGCTGCAGCaggcttttgttttatcttGGGTATTCCTTCACTGCTTTTTGGTGCCGTAGCTGCATCAACAG ATTGGAACATGACCAGTTAtggttctccctctccttttgaCCGTGGTGAAGCTGATAAAATTCTCCCAATTGCTCTGCAACACCTCACTCCCAATTACATCTCCATCTTGGGGATTGGGGCTATAGCAGCAGCAGTGATGTCATCCATGGACTCCTGTCTCCTGGCTGCTGCTTCTTTATTTACTAATAACCTCTACAAGACCCTGATTAGAAAGCAG GCTTCTGACAAAGAGCTGCAGTGGGTGATCAAGATCTCAGTGACTGTAGGTGGAATCGTAGGAATGATACTGGCCTTCTTTGGGAACGTTCTGACCTTCTGGATGTTGGCTACTGATGTTATGTTCACCCTGGTTTTGCCTCAGCTCGTCGGTGTTCTCTTCTTCCCCATCTCCAACGGTTACGGTGTCCTTGGGGGTTGCATCCTGGGAGTGATGCTGAGACTGCTGAGTGGGGAACCTCTGCTCCACTTGCCCCCTGCCATCCATTTCCCCGGATGCAAGCTCATCGATGACGTCTATGTCCAGCACTTTCCCTATCGAAGTCTGTCTGTGATAGTGTCCCTGTCTGCTATTATTCTGATTTCCCTTGTGACCTCTCTGCTCTTTGATAAAGGAATCCTGCCAAAGAGATGGGATATATTGCAAGTCAGGACCCATAGTGCACCCAGTAGAGCTGAGGCCAAATCTAATGTTGACAACTACCAGCCTGTAGTTTCTGGTCAACTGCTTGACACAACTTGTTAG